One window of Leopardus geoffroyi isolate Oge1 chromosome B3, O.geoffroyi_Oge1_pat1.0, whole genome shotgun sequence genomic DNA carries:
- the RCCD1 gene encoding RCC1 domain-containing protein 1 isoform X7, giving the protein MAEERRGSWFGFGFCGFGQALGSGRGRQVHSPEPLQTPGEGEGADVCRVSASWSYTAFVTRGGRLELSGSAGCAAGGCRDAWASEALLVVLRAGPGRGSGTELQAWAPGSALSGEPLWAHTVGPEAEGEDAPGGEPQAGALPLLPGGRAYVSPRPPFYSPLAPELRARRLELGAEHALLLDEAGQVFSWGQGRHGQLGHGTLEAELEPRPLEALQGVPMAEVAAGGWHSVCVSETGDIYIWGWNESGQLALPSRSLAEVGNTAAGEASGLKEDGCDVRTAEGESGGLAPFIAIQPFPALLDLPPGTDAVKASCGSRHTAVVTRTGELYTWGWGKYGQLGHRDTSSLDRPRRVEYFVDKRLQDEPLKVFIITEW; this is encoded by the exons ATGGCCGAGGAGCGCCGAGGATCCTGGTTCGGCTTCGGTTTCTGCGGCTTCGGGCAGGCGCTGGGCTCGGGGCGCGGGCGCCAGGTGCACAGCCCCGAGCCGCTGCAGACCCCGGGCGAGGGCGAGGGCGCGGACGTCTGCCGCGTGAGCGCGAGCTGGAGCTACACCGCCTTCGTGACCC GTGGAGGCCGGCTAGAGCTGTCGGGCTCCGCGGGCTGCGCGGCGGGCGGCTGCAGGGACGCGTGGGCCTCGGAGGCGCTCCTCGTGGTGCTGCGCGCCGGGCCGGGACGCGGGTCCGGGACGGAGCTGCAGGCCTGGGCGCCGGGTTCGGCGCTGAGCGGAGAGCCCCTGTGGGCCCACACCGTGGGGCCGGAGGCCGAGGGGGAAGACGCACCGGGCGGTGAGCCCCAGGCCGGGGCCCTGCCCCTGTTGCCCGGCGGGCGGGCCTACGTGAGTCCGCGGCCGCCCTTCTACAGCCCTCTGGCCCCCGAGCTGCGGGCGCGCCGGCTGGAGCTGGGCGCCGAGCACGCGTTGCTGCTGGACGAGGCGGGCCAGGTGTTCTCCTGGGGCCAGGGCCG GCATGGACAGCTGGGCCACGGGACTCTGGAGGCCGAGCTGGAGCCGAGGCCGCTGGAGGCGCTGCAGGGCGTACCCATGGCTGAGGTGGCTGCAGGGGGCTGGCACTCCGTGTGTGTGAGTG aGACTGGCGATATTTATATCTGGGGCTGGAACGAATCCGGACAGCTGGCCCTGCCCAGCAGGAGCCTGGCAGAGGTTGGCAACACCGCTGCGGGGGAAG CTAGTGGACTGAAGGAAGACGGTTGTGACGTGAGGACAGCTGAGGGTGAGAGTGGAGGCCTGGCCCCCTTCATAGCCATCCAGCCCTTCCCCGCTTTACTGGATCTCCCCCCGGGCACAGATGCAGTCAAGGCCAGCTGTGGATCCCGGCACACAGCAGTGGTGACCA GAACGGGGGAGCTCTACACCTGGGGCTGGG GTAAATACGGACAGCTTGGCCACAGGGACACGAGCAGCTTGGATCGGCCCCGCCGAGTGGAGTATTTTGTAGACAAGCGGCTCCAG
- the RCCD1 gene encoding RCC1 domain-containing protein 1 isoform X10, with the protein MAEERRGSWFGFGFCGFGQALGSGRGRQVHSPEPLQTPGEGEGADVCRVSASWSYTAFVTRGGRLELSGSAGCAAGGCRDAWASEALLVVLRAGPGRGSGTELQAWAPGSALSGEPLWAHTVGPEAEGEDAPGGEPQAGALPLLPGGRAYVSPRPPFYSPLAPELRARRLELGAEHALLLDEAGQVFSWGQGRHGQLGHGTLEAELEPRPLEALQGVPMAEVAAGGWHSVCVSETGDIYIWGWNESGQLALPSRSLAEVGNTAAGEASGLKEDGCDVRTAEGESGGLAPFIAIQPFPALLDLPPGTDAVKASCGSRHTAVVTRSLTSAE; encoded by the exons ATGGCCGAGGAGCGCCGAGGATCCTGGTTCGGCTTCGGTTTCTGCGGCTTCGGGCAGGCGCTGGGCTCGGGGCGCGGGCGCCAGGTGCACAGCCCCGAGCCGCTGCAGACCCCGGGCGAGGGCGAGGGCGCGGACGTCTGCCGCGTGAGCGCGAGCTGGAGCTACACCGCCTTCGTGACCC GTGGAGGCCGGCTAGAGCTGTCGGGCTCCGCGGGCTGCGCGGCGGGCGGCTGCAGGGACGCGTGGGCCTCGGAGGCGCTCCTCGTGGTGCTGCGCGCCGGGCCGGGACGCGGGTCCGGGACGGAGCTGCAGGCCTGGGCGCCGGGTTCGGCGCTGAGCGGAGAGCCCCTGTGGGCCCACACCGTGGGGCCGGAGGCCGAGGGGGAAGACGCACCGGGCGGTGAGCCCCAGGCCGGGGCCCTGCCCCTGTTGCCCGGCGGGCGGGCCTACGTGAGTCCGCGGCCGCCCTTCTACAGCCCTCTGGCCCCCGAGCTGCGGGCGCGCCGGCTGGAGCTGGGCGCCGAGCACGCGTTGCTGCTGGACGAGGCGGGCCAGGTGTTCTCCTGGGGCCAGGGCCG GCATGGACAGCTGGGCCACGGGACTCTGGAGGCCGAGCTGGAGCCGAGGCCGCTGGAGGCGCTGCAGGGCGTACCCATGGCTGAGGTGGCTGCAGGGGGCTGGCACTCCGTGTGTGTGAGTG aGACTGGCGATATTTATATCTGGGGCTGGAACGAATCCGGACAGCTGGCCCTGCCCAGCAGGAGCCTGGCAGAGGTTGGCAACACCGCTGCGGGGGAAG CTAGTGGACTGAAGGAAGACGGTTGTGACGTGAGGACAGCTGAGGGTGAGAGTGGAGGCCTGGCCCCCTTCATAGCCATCCAGCCCTTCCCCGCTTTACTGGATCTCCCCCCGGGCACAGATGCAGTCAAGGCCAGCTGTGGATCCCGGCACACAGCAGTGGTGACCA GGTCTTTGACGAGTGCTGAGTAG
- the RCCD1 gene encoding RCC1 domain-containing protein 1 isoform X6, translating into MAEERRGSWFGFGFCGFGQALGSGRGRQVHSPEPLQTPGEGEGADVCRVSASWSYTAFVTRGGRLELSGSAGCAAGGCRDAWASEALLVVLRAGPGRGSGTELQAWAPGSALSGEPLWAHTVGPEAEGEDAPGGEPQAGALPLLPGGRAYVSPRPPFYSPLAPELRARRLELGAEHALLLDEAGQVFSWGQGRHGQLGHGTLEAELEPRPLEALQGVPMAEVAAGGWHSVCVSETGDIYIWGWNESGQLALPSRSLAEVGNTAAGEASGLKEDGCDVRTAEGESGGLAPFIAIQPFPALLDLPPGTDAVKASCGSRHTAVVTRTGELYTWGWGKYGQLGHRDTSSLDRPRRVEYFVDKRLQDMYTSKQHGGHRPNPCW; encoded by the exons ATGGCCGAGGAGCGCCGAGGATCCTGGTTCGGCTTCGGTTTCTGCGGCTTCGGGCAGGCGCTGGGCTCGGGGCGCGGGCGCCAGGTGCACAGCCCCGAGCCGCTGCAGACCCCGGGCGAGGGCGAGGGCGCGGACGTCTGCCGCGTGAGCGCGAGCTGGAGCTACACCGCCTTCGTGACCC GTGGAGGCCGGCTAGAGCTGTCGGGCTCCGCGGGCTGCGCGGCGGGCGGCTGCAGGGACGCGTGGGCCTCGGAGGCGCTCCTCGTGGTGCTGCGCGCCGGGCCGGGACGCGGGTCCGGGACGGAGCTGCAGGCCTGGGCGCCGGGTTCGGCGCTGAGCGGAGAGCCCCTGTGGGCCCACACCGTGGGGCCGGAGGCCGAGGGGGAAGACGCACCGGGCGGTGAGCCCCAGGCCGGGGCCCTGCCCCTGTTGCCCGGCGGGCGGGCCTACGTGAGTCCGCGGCCGCCCTTCTACAGCCCTCTGGCCCCCGAGCTGCGGGCGCGCCGGCTGGAGCTGGGCGCCGAGCACGCGTTGCTGCTGGACGAGGCGGGCCAGGTGTTCTCCTGGGGCCAGGGCCG GCATGGACAGCTGGGCCACGGGACTCTGGAGGCCGAGCTGGAGCCGAGGCCGCTGGAGGCGCTGCAGGGCGTACCCATGGCTGAGGTGGCTGCAGGGGGCTGGCACTCCGTGTGTGTGAGTG aGACTGGCGATATTTATATCTGGGGCTGGAACGAATCCGGACAGCTGGCCCTGCCCAGCAGGAGCCTGGCAGAGGTTGGCAACACCGCTGCGGGGGAAG CTAGTGGACTGAAGGAAGACGGTTGTGACGTGAGGACAGCTGAGGGTGAGAGTGGAGGCCTGGCCCCCTTCATAGCCATCCAGCCCTTCCCCGCTTTACTGGATCTCCCCCCGGGCACAGATGCAGTCAAGGCCAGCTGTGGATCCCGGCACACAGCAGTGGTGACCA GAACGGGGGAGCTCTACACCTGGGGCTGGG GTAAATACGGACAGCTTGGCCACAGGGACACGAGCAGCTTGGATCGGCCCCGCCGAGTGGAGTATTTTGTAGACAAGCGGCTCCAG
- the RCCD1 gene encoding RCC1 domain-containing protein 1 isoform X11 — protein sequence MAEERRGSWFGFGFCGFGQALGSGRGRQVHSPEPLQTPGEGEGADVCRVSASWSYTAFVTRGGRLELSGSAGCAAGGCRDAWASEALLVVLRAGPGRGSGTELQAWAPGSALSGEPLWAHTVGPEAEGEDAPGGEPQAGALPLLPGGRAYVSPRPPFYSPLAPELRARRLELGAEHALLLDEAGQVFSWGQGRHGQLGHGTLEAELEPRPLEALQGVPMAEVAAGGWHSVCVSETGDIYIWGWNESGQLALPSRSLAEVGNTAAGEGTGELYTWGWGKYGQLGHRDTSSLDRPRRVEYFVDKRLQVRAVSCGPWNTYVYAVEKAEG from the exons ATGGCCGAGGAGCGCCGAGGATCCTGGTTCGGCTTCGGTTTCTGCGGCTTCGGGCAGGCGCTGGGCTCGGGGCGCGGGCGCCAGGTGCACAGCCCCGAGCCGCTGCAGACCCCGGGCGAGGGCGAGGGCGCGGACGTCTGCCGCGTGAGCGCGAGCTGGAGCTACACCGCCTTCGTGACCC GTGGAGGCCGGCTAGAGCTGTCGGGCTCCGCGGGCTGCGCGGCGGGCGGCTGCAGGGACGCGTGGGCCTCGGAGGCGCTCCTCGTGGTGCTGCGCGCCGGGCCGGGACGCGGGTCCGGGACGGAGCTGCAGGCCTGGGCGCCGGGTTCGGCGCTGAGCGGAGAGCCCCTGTGGGCCCACACCGTGGGGCCGGAGGCCGAGGGGGAAGACGCACCGGGCGGTGAGCCCCAGGCCGGGGCCCTGCCCCTGTTGCCCGGCGGGCGGGCCTACGTGAGTCCGCGGCCGCCCTTCTACAGCCCTCTGGCCCCCGAGCTGCGGGCGCGCCGGCTGGAGCTGGGCGCCGAGCACGCGTTGCTGCTGGACGAGGCGGGCCAGGTGTTCTCCTGGGGCCAGGGCCG GCATGGACAGCTGGGCCACGGGACTCTGGAGGCCGAGCTGGAGCCGAGGCCGCTGGAGGCGCTGCAGGGCGTACCCATGGCTGAGGTGGCTGCAGGGGGCTGGCACTCCGTGTGTGTGAGTG aGACTGGCGATATTTATATCTGGGGCTGGAACGAATCCGGACAGCTGGCCCTGCCCAGCAGGAGCCTGGCAGAGGTTGGCAACACCGCTGCGGGGGAAG GAACGGGGGAGCTCTACACCTGGGGCTGGG GTAAATACGGACAGCTTGGCCACAGGGACACGAGCAGCTTGGATCGGCCCCGCCGAGTGGAGTATTTTGTAGACAAGCGGCTCCAGGTAAGGGCTGTGAGCTGTGGGCCCTGGAACACCTACGTGTATGCTGTGGAGAAAGCGGAGGGCTGA
- the RCCD1 gene encoding RCC1 domain-containing protein 1 isoform X3 has product MAEERRGSWFGFGFCGFGQALGSGRGRQVHSPEPLQTPGEGEGADVCRVSASWSYTAFVTRGGRLELSGSAGCAAGGCRDAWASEALLVVLRAGPGRGSGTELQAWAPGSALSGEPLWAHTVGPEAEGEDAPGGEPQAGALPLLPGGRAYVSPRPPFYSPLAPELRARRLELGAEHALLLDEAGQVFSWGQGRHGQLGHGTLEAELEPRPLEALQGVPMAEVAAGGWHSVCVSETGDIYIWGWNESGQLALPSRSLAEVGNTAAGEASGLKEDGCDVRTAEGESGGLAPFIAIQPFPALLDLPPGTDAVKASCGSRHTAVVTRTGELYTWGWGKYGQLGHRDTSSLDRPRRVEYFVDKRLQSFLFSADQSNQKVIWPGRKKKQYIFLKG; this is encoded by the exons ATGGCCGAGGAGCGCCGAGGATCCTGGTTCGGCTTCGGTTTCTGCGGCTTCGGGCAGGCGCTGGGCTCGGGGCGCGGGCGCCAGGTGCACAGCCCCGAGCCGCTGCAGACCCCGGGCGAGGGCGAGGGCGCGGACGTCTGCCGCGTGAGCGCGAGCTGGAGCTACACCGCCTTCGTGACCC GTGGAGGCCGGCTAGAGCTGTCGGGCTCCGCGGGCTGCGCGGCGGGCGGCTGCAGGGACGCGTGGGCCTCGGAGGCGCTCCTCGTGGTGCTGCGCGCCGGGCCGGGACGCGGGTCCGGGACGGAGCTGCAGGCCTGGGCGCCGGGTTCGGCGCTGAGCGGAGAGCCCCTGTGGGCCCACACCGTGGGGCCGGAGGCCGAGGGGGAAGACGCACCGGGCGGTGAGCCCCAGGCCGGGGCCCTGCCCCTGTTGCCCGGCGGGCGGGCCTACGTGAGTCCGCGGCCGCCCTTCTACAGCCCTCTGGCCCCCGAGCTGCGGGCGCGCCGGCTGGAGCTGGGCGCCGAGCACGCGTTGCTGCTGGACGAGGCGGGCCAGGTGTTCTCCTGGGGCCAGGGCCG GCATGGACAGCTGGGCCACGGGACTCTGGAGGCCGAGCTGGAGCCGAGGCCGCTGGAGGCGCTGCAGGGCGTACCCATGGCTGAGGTGGCTGCAGGGGGCTGGCACTCCGTGTGTGTGAGTG aGACTGGCGATATTTATATCTGGGGCTGGAACGAATCCGGACAGCTGGCCCTGCCCAGCAGGAGCCTGGCAGAGGTTGGCAACACCGCTGCGGGGGAAG CTAGTGGACTGAAGGAAGACGGTTGTGACGTGAGGACAGCTGAGGGTGAGAGTGGAGGCCTGGCCCCCTTCATAGCCATCCAGCCCTTCCCCGCTTTACTGGATCTCCCCCCGGGCACAGATGCAGTCAAGGCCAGCTGTGGATCCCGGCACACAGCAGTGGTGACCA GAACGGGGGAGCTCTACACCTGGGGCTGGG GTAAATACGGACAGCTTGGCCACAGGGACACGAGCAGCTTGGATCGGCCCCGCCGAGTGGAGTATTTTGTAGACAAGCGGCTCCAG
- the RCCD1 gene encoding RCC1 domain-containing protein 1 isoform X9, translating to MAEERRGSWFGFGFCGFGQALGSGRGRQVHSPEPLQTPGEGEGADVCRVSASWSYTAFVTRGGRLELSGSAGCAAGGCRDAWASEALLVVLRAGPGRGSGTELQAWAPGSALSGEPLWAHTVGPEAEGEDAPGGEPQAGALPLLPGGRAYVSPRPPFYSPLAPELRARRLELGAEHALLLDEAGQVFSWGQGRHGQLGHGTLEAELEPRPLEALQGVPMAEVAAGGWHSVCVSETGDIYIWGWNESGQLALPSRSLAEVGNTAAGEASGLKEDGCDVRTAEGESGGLAPFIAIQPFPALLDLPPGTDAVKASCGSRHTAVVTRTGELYTWGWGKYGQLGHRDTSSLDRPRRVEYFVDKRLQTKATKK from the exons ATGGCCGAGGAGCGCCGAGGATCCTGGTTCGGCTTCGGTTTCTGCGGCTTCGGGCAGGCGCTGGGCTCGGGGCGCGGGCGCCAGGTGCACAGCCCCGAGCCGCTGCAGACCCCGGGCGAGGGCGAGGGCGCGGACGTCTGCCGCGTGAGCGCGAGCTGGAGCTACACCGCCTTCGTGACCC GTGGAGGCCGGCTAGAGCTGTCGGGCTCCGCGGGCTGCGCGGCGGGCGGCTGCAGGGACGCGTGGGCCTCGGAGGCGCTCCTCGTGGTGCTGCGCGCCGGGCCGGGACGCGGGTCCGGGACGGAGCTGCAGGCCTGGGCGCCGGGTTCGGCGCTGAGCGGAGAGCCCCTGTGGGCCCACACCGTGGGGCCGGAGGCCGAGGGGGAAGACGCACCGGGCGGTGAGCCCCAGGCCGGGGCCCTGCCCCTGTTGCCCGGCGGGCGGGCCTACGTGAGTCCGCGGCCGCCCTTCTACAGCCCTCTGGCCCCCGAGCTGCGGGCGCGCCGGCTGGAGCTGGGCGCCGAGCACGCGTTGCTGCTGGACGAGGCGGGCCAGGTGTTCTCCTGGGGCCAGGGCCG GCATGGACAGCTGGGCCACGGGACTCTGGAGGCCGAGCTGGAGCCGAGGCCGCTGGAGGCGCTGCAGGGCGTACCCATGGCTGAGGTGGCTGCAGGGGGCTGGCACTCCGTGTGTGTGAGTG aGACTGGCGATATTTATATCTGGGGCTGGAACGAATCCGGACAGCTGGCCCTGCCCAGCAGGAGCCTGGCAGAGGTTGGCAACACCGCTGCGGGGGAAG CTAGTGGACTGAAGGAAGACGGTTGTGACGTGAGGACAGCTGAGGGTGAGAGTGGAGGCCTGGCCCCCTTCATAGCCATCCAGCCCTTCCCCGCTTTACTGGATCTCCCCCCGGGCACAGATGCAGTCAAGGCCAGCTGTGGATCCCGGCACACAGCAGTGGTGACCA GAACGGGGGAGCTCTACACCTGGGGCTGGG GTAAATACGGACAGCTTGGCCACAGGGACACGAGCAGCTTGGATCGGCCCCGCCGAGTGGAGTATTTTGTAGACAAGCGGCTCCAG
- the RCCD1 gene encoding RCC1 domain-containing protein 1 isoform X5: MAEERRGSWFGFGFCGFGQALGSGRGRQVHSPEPLQTPGEGEGADVCRVSASWSYTAFVTRGGRLELSGSAGCAAGGCRDAWASEALLVVLRAGPGRGSGTELQAWAPGSALSGEPLWAHTVGPEAEGEDAPGGEPQAGALPLLPGGRAYVSPRPPFYSPLAPELRARRLELGAEHALLLDEAGQVFSWGQGRHGQLGHGTLEAELEPRPLEALQGVPMAEVAAGGWHSVCVSETGDIYIWGWNESGQLALPSRSLAEVGNTAAGEASGLKEDGCDVRTAEGESGGLAPFIAIQPFPALLDLPPGTDAVKASCGSRHTAVVTRTGELYTWGWGKYGQLGHRDTSSLDRPRRVEYFVDKRLQVRAVSCGPWNTYVYAVEKAEG; encoded by the exons ATGGCCGAGGAGCGCCGAGGATCCTGGTTCGGCTTCGGTTTCTGCGGCTTCGGGCAGGCGCTGGGCTCGGGGCGCGGGCGCCAGGTGCACAGCCCCGAGCCGCTGCAGACCCCGGGCGAGGGCGAGGGCGCGGACGTCTGCCGCGTGAGCGCGAGCTGGAGCTACACCGCCTTCGTGACCC GTGGAGGCCGGCTAGAGCTGTCGGGCTCCGCGGGCTGCGCGGCGGGCGGCTGCAGGGACGCGTGGGCCTCGGAGGCGCTCCTCGTGGTGCTGCGCGCCGGGCCGGGACGCGGGTCCGGGACGGAGCTGCAGGCCTGGGCGCCGGGTTCGGCGCTGAGCGGAGAGCCCCTGTGGGCCCACACCGTGGGGCCGGAGGCCGAGGGGGAAGACGCACCGGGCGGTGAGCCCCAGGCCGGGGCCCTGCCCCTGTTGCCCGGCGGGCGGGCCTACGTGAGTCCGCGGCCGCCCTTCTACAGCCCTCTGGCCCCCGAGCTGCGGGCGCGCCGGCTGGAGCTGGGCGCCGAGCACGCGTTGCTGCTGGACGAGGCGGGCCAGGTGTTCTCCTGGGGCCAGGGCCG GCATGGACAGCTGGGCCACGGGACTCTGGAGGCCGAGCTGGAGCCGAGGCCGCTGGAGGCGCTGCAGGGCGTACCCATGGCTGAGGTGGCTGCAGGGGGCTGGCACTCCGTGTGTGTGAGTG aGACTGGCGATATTTATATCTGGGGCTGGAACGAATCCGGACAGCTGGCCCTGCCCAGCAGGAGCCTGGCAGAGGTTGGCAACACCGCTGCGGGGGAAG CTAGTGGACTGAAGGAAGACGGTTGTGACGTGAGGACAGCTGAGGGTGAGAGTGGAGGCCTGGCCCCCTTCATAGCCATCCAGCCCTTCCCCGCTTTACTGGATCTCCCCCCGGGCACAGATGCAGTCAAGGCCAGCTGTGGATCCCGGCACACAGCAGTGGTGACCA GAACGGGGGAGCTCTACACCTGGGGCTGGG GTAAATACGGACAGCTTGGCCACAGGGACACGAGCAGCTTGGATCGGCCCCGCCGAGTGGAGTATTTTGTAGACAAGCGGCTCCAGGTAAGGGCTGTGAGCTGTGGGCCCTGGAACACCTACGTGTATGCTGTGGAGAAAGCGGAGGGCTGA